Part of the Mycolicibacterium mageritense genome is shown below.
CCGTTGGTGATCGGCGGGTGGGGCGATGGGCGGATACTGCGGCAGCGGCGAACGGCCGGTCATCCCAGGACGAGGCGGTAGCGAGCGACCAGTGTCCTGTGGGCGATCAGTCACGTCGCCAGCTTACGACCGCCGTCGTGACCGCCTAGAACAGCTCTTTGGCCAGCAGTTCCAGCGTCGTGTCGCGCGCTGTCGCGGTCGCCGGGTCGGCCCCGCGCCGCGCAGACGCCACGGGGTTGACCATGACCTCGTCGACGCCGAACTCCTCGGCCAACGCGCGTACCTGATCGGCGGCCTCGGTCGGTGAACCGACCACCGCACGTTGCAGTCCGGCGGCCACAATGGCCTGCGCCTGCGGAGTCATGGTGGTCGCTTCGGCATCCTCGACCAGATCCAAAGGCCCGAGCGGCTGGCCGGTGCGCAGCCGGCCCATCATCTGCAACTGCGGCAGGATCAGCGCCTCGGCCTCTTCACTGGTCTCGGCCACCACGGCATTGACCGTCAGGAACGTCACCGGCTCGGCGGCCAGCTCGGAGGGCTGGAACTCGTCGCGGTAGACGGCCAGCGCCTCGGCCGTGCCATGCCCGGAGAAGTGATGCGCGAACACGTACGGCAGGCCCTTGGCGGCGGCCAGATGCGCCGAATACATCGACGAGCCGAGCAACCACATCCGCGGCTCGGTGACCGCGACGGGCGTGGCCTTCAGAACGTAGTTCTCGCGCAACAGATCCCGCGGCAACGGCACCCGAACCCCGCGCGCGCCCATCAGCGCGACCACGTCGTCGAGATACTGCGGGAACGCTTCGATGTCGCGCTCGTCGCGACCGGCCGCGCCGCGCAACGCCAACGATGTGACCGGGTCGGAGCCGGGCGCCCGGCCGATGCCGAGGTCGATGCGACCCGGGTGCGCGGCCTCCAGCAACGCGAACTGTTCCGCGACGGCCAACGGTGCGTGATTGGGCAGCATCACACCACCCGAGCCCAACCGCAACTGCGCCGTATGGGCCGCGAGATGCGCGATCAACACGGGCGGGCTGGTGGCCGCCACGGCAGGCATGTTGTGGTGCTCGGCGATCCAATAGCGGGTGTAGCCCAGCCGGTCGGCGGTCTGCGCGAGATGCGTGGTGGCCGTCAGCGCGTCGGCCGTGGTCTGGTCGGTACGCACCGGAACAAGGTCGAGGACAGAAAGGCGCATGACAGCGTCAACGTCATGACCCGGCGGGTTCGTTCCCCAGCCGTATCGCAGTGACGAAGATGTCATCGAGCATCGCCGGGGTGAGCCGGCCCGTGAAGGTGTTCTGCTGGCTCGGGTGGAAGCAGCCGAGCAGCGTGACCTGGCCGAACGGCGTCGTGATCGTCGCCGTCGCACCATGGCCGAACTTCGGCGCAGGCCTGACCGCGGCGCCGGCCATCTCGAGCGCGGCCCGCCATGCGAACCCGCCCAGGGCCACGATCACCCGCACGTGCGGACCCACCAGCCGCCATTCGGCGTCGAGCCACGGCGCGCAGGTCGAACGTTCGTCGGGGGTCGGCGCGTTGGCGGGCGGTGCGCAGCGCACCGCGGCGGCCATTCTGGTGTCGATCAACCGCAGGCCGTCGGCGGCGTCCAGGCTCTGGGCCTGGTTCGCCAGACCGGTCCGGTGCAGCGCGGCGAACAGGAAGTCCCCCGAACGGTCGCCGGTGAACACGCGGCCGGTGCGGTTGGCACCCTGCGCGGCGGGCGCCAGGCCGACGATGAAGATGCGCGGCCGCTGTGAACCGAACCCCGTTGCGGGGCGACCCCAATACGGTTGATCGGCAAAGGATTTGCGCTTGACGACGGCAACTTCCTCACGCCACGCGACCAGCCGGGGGCAGGCCCGGCACACCGACACCAACGCGTCGAGCTCGTCGATCTCGGTCACCGCGGCGGCGCGCCGCCGTACCTGCGCGGCGGTCTTCGCGACCGGGGTGTCCGCGGTGGCCGGGTCGCCGGGCCAGCCCGACCCGGCGGGCACGGGTGATGCGAAGAGCTCCCCGGTCCTAGGGTGGCGCAGCTGAGGCATCCGATCACTGTGCCGCAAATTCCGTCGCGAACGGCAGGGACGCGCTGTTAGATTCGGCCCGAAACCATGACCGACACCAAACGCGGCCCGCTGCTGCTGATCCTGTTCGCCGCGCTGATGGCCGGTGCGGGCAACGGCATATCGATCGTGGCGTTTCCGTGGCTCGTGTTGCAGCGCAACGGATCCGCCCTCGACGCATCGATCGTCGCGATGGCAGGAACGCTGCCACTGCTGGTAGCCACCCTGATCGCCGGGGCTGCGGTTGATTACCTCGGCCGGCGCCGGGTCTCGATGCTGTCGGATCTGCTCTCGGCGCTGTCGGTCGCGGCCGTCCCGGCACTGTCCCTGGCGTTCGGGGTCGAGGCGATCAACGTCGCGGTGCTCGCGGTGCTGGCCGCGTTCGGCGCGTTCTTCGACCCCGCCGGGATGACCGCGCGCGAGACCATGCTGCCCGAGGCCGCGGGCCGCGCCGGGTGGACCCTGGACCACGCCAACAGTGTCTACGAGGCCGTGTTCAACCTGGCCTACATCGTCGGGCCCGGCATCGGCGGCCTGCTCATCGCCACGCTCGGCGGCATCAACACCATGTGGGTGACCGCCGCGGCGTTCGGCTTCTCCATCGCGGCCATCTCGATGCTGCGGCTCGAGGGCGCAGGCCAGCCCGACCGTACCGAGCTGCCCGAAGGGGTGTGGTCCGGAATCGTCGAAGGGCTCAGATTCGTGTGGCACACCCCGGTGTTGCGCACGCTGGCGATCGTCGACCTGGTCGCGACGGGGCTGTACATGCCGATGGAGAGCGTGCTGTTCCCGAAGTACTTCACCGACCGCAACGAGCCCGCGCAACTGGGGTGGGTGCTGATGGCGTTGAGCATCGGCGGACTCGTCGGCGCGCTCGGCTACGCGGTGATGTCGAAGTACCTGAGCCGCCGGGCCACGATGCTGATCGCGGTGATCACCCTGGGAGTGGCGATGACGGTCATCGCGTTCCTGCCGCCGCTGCCGCTGATCCTGGTGCTGTGCGCGATCGTCGGGTTCGTCTACGGACCGATCGCGCCGATCTACAACTACGTCATGCAGACCAAGGCGCCCTCACACCTGCGCGGGCGCGTGGTCGGTGTGATGGGATCGCTCGCCTACGCCGCGGGCCCGCTGGGTCTGGTGGTGGCCGGACCGCTGGCCGACGCCGCCGGGCTGCACGCGACCTTCCTGGCGTTGTCGCTGCCCATGCTGGTGCTCGGCCTGGTCGCGATAGCACTGCCCGCGCTGCGGCAGCTGGACTCCGACACGCGTCACTGACCCTGCGGCCGGGGCGGGAAAGTGCGAGTGCCCCGCGCCCTCGCCGCAGACCCGACCGGCCGCCCTAGGATCACAAATGTGCTGTCAGAGCTGATCGCCGAACTGCCCGAGGGTGTCGTCGTCACCGACCCCGACATCCTGGCGTCCTACCGGCAGGACCGGGCCGCCGACCCGGCCGCGGGTACACCGCTTGCCGTGGTCCGCCCGTACCGCACCGAGGAAGTGCAGACCGTGATGCGCTGGGCGACCGCGCACAAGGTGGCCGTGGTTCCGCGTGGCGCCGGAACCGGGCTGTCCGGCGGCGCCACGGCGCTCGACGGCGGCATCGTGCTGTCCACCGAGAAGATGCGCGACATCACGGTCGACACCGTCACCCGCACGGCCGTCGTACAGCCGGGGCTGCTCAACGCCGAAGTCAAGAAGGCCGTCGCCGAGCACGGCCTTTGGTACCCGCCGGATCCGTCGTCGTACGAGATCTGCAGCATCGGCGGCAACATCGCCACCAACGCGGGCGGGCTGTGCTGCGTCAAGTACGGCGTCACCACCGACTACGTGCTGGGCCTGCAGGTGGTGCTTGCCGACGGCACCGCGGTGCGGCTCGGCGGCCCACGCCTGAAAGACGTTGCGGGCCTGAGCCTCACGAAACTGTTCGTCGGCAGCGAGGGCACGCTCGGCGTCGTCACCGAAGTGACGCTGCGGCTGTTGCCGCCGCAGCATTCGCCGTGCACCGTGGTGGCCACCTTCGACTCCGTGGCGGCGGCGGCCAGCGCGGTCGTCAAGATCACCGGCAAGATCCGGCCGTCGATGCTGGAGTTCATGGACGCCGCGGCCATCAACGCGGTCGAGGACAAACTGCGCATGGGCCTGGACCGGACGGCCGCCGCGATGTTGGTGGCCGCCTCCGACGACCGGGGCGCGGCCGGTGCCGACGACGCCGAGTTCATGGCCGCGGTGTTCACCGAATACGGTGCCACAGAGGTGTTCTCGACGTCCGACCCGACCGAGGGCGAGGCGTTCGTCGCGGCCCGCCGGTTCGCGATCCCTGCGGTCGAGGCCAAGGGCTCACTGCTGCTCGAAGATGTCGGGGTGCCGCTGCCCGCGCTGGCCGATCTGGTGAGCGGCGTCGCGAAGATCGCCGCCGAGCGCGATCTGCTGATCTCGGTCATCGCGCATGCCGGCGACGGCAACACGCACCCCTTGATCGTGTTCGACCCGGCCGATGCCGACATGGCGCGTCGCGCCGAGCTCGCGTTCGGCGAGATCATGGATCTGGCCATCGGGCTTGGCGGCACCATCACGGGTGAGCACGGGGTCGGCCGATTGAAGCGGCCCTGGCTGGCCGGTCAGATCGGGCCCGACGCCATGGCGCTCAACCAGCGGATCAAGCAGGCACTCGACCCGGACAACATCCTGAACCCGGGCGCGGCGATCTAGCCGTCAGGTCAGCCCGAGCGACGTGAGCAGGCTGCCGGTGCGCCAGAAGACCAATCCCGCGAACAGCACGAGGGCCGCGACCGAAGCCGCGGCCTGCACCGCGGTGCGCTGCTTGCGTGGCGGGTAGACGAAAGCCGCGGCGATCGCCGCGCCGGTCACCAGGCCGCCGAGATGGCCCTGCCAGCTGATCGCCCCCGTGCCGAGCGCCGGCCCGACGAACGTGAACACCAGGTTGATGCCGATGACCACGGCCACCCATTTCACGTCGAGATTGAGCCGCCGGGCCACCACGAAGACCGCACCGAACAGACCGAAGATCGCGCCTGAGGCACCGGCCGTCGGGGTGTTGGGCGCAGACAGCAGATAGACCAGCACCGACCCGCCGAGCCCGCTCAGCGCATATAGCACGCCGAACCGCAGCCGGCCCAGCCAGCCCTCAAGCGGCGGCCCCACCACATACAACGCCCACATGTTGAACAGCAGATGCGCGGCGCCGTAGTGCAGGAACATCGACGTCCCCAGCCGGTAGTACTGGTCATAGACCGCAACGCCGTTGGGCCACAACGTCAGGTCGTCGGTCAGGTTGTGGACGGCCATCTGCAGCACGAACATCAGCACGTTCAGCGCGATGAGCGTGTAGGTGAGCACCGGTGCGCCCTGCCGGGCGACCCCACCGAACTGGGTGCGTGGTGCGCGCACGGACTTGGCGCCCTCGTCGACGCACTCGACGCACTGGTGCCCGACGGCGGCAGCGCGCATGCAGTCGGGGCAGATGTAGCGGCCGCAGCGCGTGCAGCTGACGTACGTCGGCCGGTCCGGGTGCCGGTAACAGGCCGGTGTCTCGGCAGGCGACTGCTGCGGATAGGGGTAGCTCACGGCGCCGAGCCTAACCCGATGTCAGGGCGGTGGTTGCGGCAGCGGATGGGCGCCTTGAGGACGTAGGCCGTCGAAGATGATCGCAAGGTAACGCCGCCACAGCTCGGGTGCCGGGTCGGGCAGGTTCTCGACTGCATGAACGGGTGCACACATCAACAGGAAGACATCCATCGCGGTGATGTCAGAGCGTATGGCACCGGCGTCGCGAGCCTTCGCGACGAGTTCCCCGATACGCGTGAGCAGTTCGTCGCGGACCGCGGTCACGCGTGAGTCACCGTCGCTGACCGACTGCAGGAACGTCAGGTCGTGTTGCTGGCGCTGGTGGGCGGCCACGGTCAGGAACTCGAGCAGCGCCGCCCCGGGATCCGGCGCGTCCGCCAGCCGGTGCGCAACGCACGCGAGCGTGGCGACGTGTCCGCAGACGATCGAGGCGATCAGATCCTCTTTCGTCGCGAAGTGACGAAACACCGTGCCCTTGGCCACGCCCGCGCGGCGCGCGATGTCGGCCACCGACGCCTCAAGGCCCCGTTCGGCGAACTCTTCTTCGGCCGCAGCCAGGAGCAACTCGCGGTTGCGGGCTGCATCCGCGCGGAGCGGCCGAACAGGTGACGTCACGACATGAGGCTAACAAGTTGACCGTGCGGTCACGTTACGCCTACCGTGACAGAGTCAACATGACCGATAGGTCACCTTTTCGGTTCGGAGGTCACATGAAGCTGCACGGCGCCACCGCCCTGGTCACAGGTTCGAATCGCGGGCTCGGCCACCATTTCGCGGTCGAACTCCTCGCGCGGGGCGCGAAGGTCTACGCCACCGCACGGCGGCCCGAACTTGTCGAGGTACCCGGGGCCGAGATCCTGCGCCTTGACATCACCGACCCTGCGTCGGTCGCGGAGGTCGCAGAACTGGCAGGCGACGTCGACGTGTTGATCAACAACGCGGCGGACACCGCCGGTGGGAACCTCGTGTCCGGCGACCTGGACGCGATCCGGTCGACGATGGACTCGAACTACTACGGCACTCTCGCGATGATCCGGGCGTTCGCGCCGATCCTGGCCCGCAACGGGGGCGGCGCCATCCTCAACGTGCTTTCGGCCGCGGCGTGGACCACCGTCGACGGCAACACCGCCTACGCCGCCGCCAAATCCGCCGAATGGGGACTGACCAACGGCGTCCGGATCGAACTCGCCGACCAGGGAACCCTCGTCGCCGCCCTGGTCCCCGGACTGGTCGGCACCCAGACGTTGTTCGACTTCGCCGAGAGAACAGGCATCCCACTGCCCGAAGATGACGTGGTCGACCCGGCCGACTTGGCGCGGTTGGCCCTCGACGGGCTCGAAGCCGGGGACATCGAAATCCTGGACCGTATCGGCGCCGACGCCAAGGCCGGCCTTGCCGGGCCGCCCCGGGCGTTCGCGTTGTAGCGGCGTTTACCGCTGTATGTGTCCGATGACGTTGTCCCAGTTGCGATAAGCGATCTTTTCCTGATCGTCGCGCTCCAGTGGAGCCGTGGTGACAAAGTCGCGGGCCGCGAAATCCTGCGGGCTGTTGAACGGGTAGTCCGACGCGTGCATGACACGGTCGACGCCGACGACTTCGATGGCCCAGCGAAGGTAGCGGTGGCTCGCGATACCGCCAGGGGTGACGTAAACGTTGGTGTGGAAGTAGTCGATCAGCGGCCGCTGCAGGCTGGCGAACCGATCGAGCACGGCGATGCGGTCGAGATAGAACAACACCATTTCGCCCCAGTGCCCGAGGATGATTCGGAGGTTCGGGAAGCGGTCGAACACGCCTGCCAGTATCAGCCGCAGCAGTGCGATCCCGGTCTGGTAGTGCCATCCGGGGGCACCGGTGCCCAGAATTCCGTCGACGGAATCCCCGAGGCCCCGGTAGTACGTGGTGTCCACGGCGGCGGCCGGCCGGCTCGGGTGCAGATACACCGGGGCGCGGTGGTGGTCGGCGGCCTCGAAGATGTCCCAGTACCGCTTGTCGTCGAGAAAATCGTTGCCCGCCATGGTGTGCAGCATGACGCCGTGCAGGCCGAGATCGGCGATGCAGCGCCCGAGTTCGCCCGCCGCCGCAGCCGGTGACGATGTGGCCAGCGTCGCGAAACCTTGAAAACGGTCCGGGTGACGACGCACGGCGTCGGCGAGGACGTCGTTGGTCGGCGCCTGTAGGGCAACAGCCTCGGCTTCGGGGAACTGCTGCAGGCCGGGCGTGGTCACCGACAGCACCGCGGTGTCGATCCCTGCCTGGTCCATGTCGCGCAGTCGGCCTTCGCCGAGATCGACCAACGGCGCGGCGGCCCTTTCCGTCATCTGCGTCGTCAAGCCTTCGCCCCCATGCCGTCGCCATGCGGCGAACAAGTCGGCGGTCGCCATATGTTCTTCAAGGCCAACGATTTTCATGTGATTCTCCTCAGACCGTGACGACAATCTTGCCCACCTGCCGCCCCTGCTCGAGGTAACGGTGCGCGTCGGCGACGCCGGTGAACGCGAACACCCGGTCAACGGTGGGGCGAAGCGCTTGACTGCGCAGCCCGGCGGCCAGGAACGACGCGATCCGCCGTACCGCGACCGGGTCGAGCGTGTGCTCGAAGCTCGCGTAGCGGTGGATCGTGATGGGCTTCATGGGAAACGACGCAGGGCGAGGATCCAGCCAGCCGACGGTCACGAGCGTTCCCCCGACCTTCGCGGCGCCGGCCAGTTCGGCAAGCCCCGGGCCCATCACCGAGTCGACGATGATGTCGACGCCGTCGCCGTCGCTGTGGCGCCTGGCGGCCTCGGCGACGTTTTCGCTGTCGGACGTGATCACCACGGCCGCACCGGCGTTCAGCAGTGCTTCCGTCTTGTCGGAACTGCGTGTGACGGCGAGCGGAACCGCGCCGATCTGGTTGGCGATCTGGATGGCGGCCAGACCCACCCCGCTCGACGCCGCGGTGATCAGTACTTGGTCACCGGGGCGCATCCCGGCTTTCTCGACGAGCGCACCATAAGCGGTGGAGTACGACACCCACAGAGCGGCGGCGCCGACCGCGTCGATGCCGTCGGGGCGCGCGATCACCCGGGCGGCCGGGACGATCGTGTACTCGGCGTACGTGCCACGCACGTCGGCGTCGGGCACCGCGGTGATGATGACCTCGTCGCCGATGGAGACCCCGTCGACGCCTGCACCGACCGCGTCGACGGTACCGGTGCCCTCAACACCGAGGCGCGCATGCGGGAGCCGGATCGGCGCGGGCGACTCCCCCACGCGCATCATCTGATCGAGCCGGTTGACCCCGAATGCCTCGATTCTGACCCGTAATTCACCCGGACCCGGCTCACTGACCGGCTCGTCGACGATCCGCAGCACGTCGGGTCCACCGAACTCGTCGAATACGACGACTGCTGCCATGCGTGACTCCTTGGGGATGATGTTTGATGGCTAGTCCCATTCTTTATACACTCGTTCAAGTAATGCAAGCGCTGAGGAGGCGACAATGGCCGGACGGCCGGTGGATCATCAAAGACGGGCCGAGTTGCTGGATGCCATCGTCGATTACGCCGTCGAGCAGGGCTTCTCCGAGCTGACGTGGCGCCCGGTCGCCGCCGCGCTGGGTGTCACGTCGAACACGCTCGTGCATCACTTCGGCACCAAAGAACAGATGTTCTCGGCCGTCCTCGAACGCCTACGGGCGCGCATCGTCGCCGACACCGACGAGCTGCTGGGCGAGCACCCGGATCTGGCGACCGCTGCCCGCGTGACATGGGAACGGACGTCGGATCCGAAGCGCGGGCTGGAGTTTCGGTTGTTCTTCGCCGTGTACGGCCGCGCGCTGCAAGCCCCGCAGCAGTTCTCGGACTTTCTGGATCGGGTGGTCGCCGACTGGATCCGCGCGCTCATTGAGATGCAGGGCCCCGACGTGGATCCCGGGACGGCAAAGCGGCGCGCAACGCTCGTGATCGCAACGATTCGCGGCCTGCTCCTCGACCTGCTGACCACCGGCGACCACGACCGGGTTCATGACGCGGCGGAGGCATTTCTGGCCGCCCTGTGACCTGCGTAGTGCACAGCGTCCCACCACCTGTCATCGCGGACTTCGTCCCACGCCAATGTCATTTATGGGTCAACAGATGTCATGAACAAAGTTGTCGGGTAAGTCCTTGATTGCTACTCAGTGGAGCGGTCCCTACCTCTGCGTGCGCTGACGGTAAGTTCGCCAACTGACTTTACGCCGGTCGGTAATGCGCGGAGTGCCCCGTCAGCCCTTTGGTACACGGCCACGAGGTTGCACCCCACTCGCGGGTTTCATAGGTTGCCAATGACCGATCTAGGGTGTCTGATGCGCTTCGCTTGACACGGGAGCGAATTGAATCCAAACGTGCTTCAGGTCGATCGTTACGTCGGCTGTTCGGTGGTGTGTCGATTGGTGGGTTAACCCGAAGTATTCGGTCCGGGTTTTTCCTAGGCGATGTTCGTTGCCCATCAGCGTGTGAGTAGCTACGAATCCGTTAACAGCGTCGAGTAGACCGTCCGTCGTGACCTGCTGGACGTATCCGACCATTACCCCTAGCGGCGCGCCAGCCCCGTAGGCTGCACTAACAAAACGCTCCATCCCATTGTTCACATAGTCTCGGCACCATGTTCCATGTGACCGCAGCCTCTTGCATTCTACGTGGACACTCAGCGGTTCGAGCGACAGATTCAGGTCTGGACGCCGGGCAGTCGTAACCGATTCTTCCCCTGTCAACATCTCGGGAGTCAGATTGATGAACTCAAGTTCGATGTTGACGTGAAAGAACTGGCTGTCAGCTCGCTTCGCCTCCTTCAGCCAGCGGTAGAGCTGTGCGGTGCAGTTCACCTCGCCCTCGTCGAAGGTGCGCCACCTATTCTGGCGCCATCGCTCCAACGCTTCGAGGATCAGTGCGTCGATCGTTTCAGGGAACTTTCGTGCCGCCTGTTGCTGAAGTGCTAATGCGACGCGGCCCGTTACGCGGCCCAGTGCTCTCTCAAGCATGGACATCCAGATCGGCGTCGGACGACACGTCACCGGTCAACAACGCACTGAAGATTCGTGCAGCATCGTCCTGGGTGCAGCTAATCGTCCAACAGCTCAGTCGATCTGGCTTCACGAGGTGAACTGCTGTTCCATCCAACACCAACGCTTCAGGCTCGATGATGGTTACAGATGAGAACCAAATGTCCTGCTGGCGGGCGCTCTCCGACATCAGCTGCTCGATTGAAAACCGGGCGTCGATCCGGTCGACGTCTCGCTCTCCGGCGAGTAGCTGGCATGTCACCATCGCGAATCCATGTGATCTCTCAGTGAGCGACACTCCCCACTGACCTAGATCCAAGTCCTTGAGTTGTGCTTGAAGTCTCGCCGCGTAGGCCGACATATGATCATCGCTTGGAGGGCGATAGGAGAACGATCGCCAGCCGGACCGAAATTCTGACAAGCGAATCGTGAGCGCGTCTTCGATAACCTCTCGCTCAGAATTCGTGAGACCGTAGGCATCCTCGACCGTGCGGTCCAGTGTGGCTCGCCAACTCGGCTCAGGTCGGCCGGCGGCTGCGGATTCAACCACCGCGAGCAGCTCTTCCGACTGTTGGTGGGTCAACGGCGGGATGGGGAGGCTCATCCATTCGCGATGGTGCAGCTGTTCCCGTTCGACACCCCATGAGCTCGAAGTCATCAGGAACCAGTACCGGGCGACCGACGAGTTCAGAATCGCCGAAATGGCCCGCAGCTGAGGGCCAGAGCTTTCATCTGCTGCGACGGCCGAGAGTCCGTCGGTGAACGTCACTCCGTAGGGAATGAATGCCGCCCCGGGGAATTCTTTGAACCCCTTCCTCATGAGAACGTGTGGGGCCCGGTAGATTTCGACTCGTCGCGGGCGATGCATCGACGGCTTGTCAATGGGATCTGAGAGATTCGCCGGCAGTCGCATGGCCTCAAGTTCAGCCGTCGGAAGATATGGGAAGTCGGCGATGTGCCTTGCGTCGTTCTTGGCCCCGCCTTTCTCCTGGAACCCTTGCCCGTCGTACCAGCGATTCTTCTCGGCGATAGCTTGCAACGAGGTGAAGCTTTCGCGCAGGTGCCTGACAAGATCCACATCTTGAGGGCCGCCCCAGAGGAGGGGTTTCCAGATCGCAGGATCGGTCTCGGTCGTTGGCCGTGGAACACGGCGGATGTTTTGCTGCGGAATCGCAATGGCATCAGCGATCTGGGCGACCGGCGTTCGTCGAGGCGATACATGCAACAGCGTGTCGCTGCGGCTCTCACGGTGACTGAAGATGACGATCGCGGCGGGACTAGAAGCGGCGCCAAACAACTCTCGACGGAGGGGCGACAAATCGATGATCGTGTGGACGTTCAAGTTCGAAAAGAGCTGCAGGCGAAAGCGGTCGGCTGCCGTCCCACGATTGTGGAGGATCGTCTTTGATGGGAGCACGAGGCCGACAACGCCGTCGTCCTTGAGCAGCTCAACTGATCGCCATACGAAGGCGGCGGCGATCTGGCGATCGGGCACCTGGCGGTCAGAACGTTCGAGGAACCGAGTTGCCGGCTCCGATGTCTGACTCTTCCAAGGAGGGTTACCGACAATCGCGTCGAATCGATGAGACGACAGCGAGTGGTTGTCAAAGAAGTCTGCGACGACGAGGTTAGTCCCGATCAGATTAGGGAGCCGGGCACGCAGCCAAGCCGTCCGAGGGTCGACGTGCTCGAGGAGGGCTAGGTACAATCCGAACGCCGCGACGCCCACCGCGTCAGCGTTGCGGTCGACGCCGAAGACTGAGTCGACAAGCAGGCGAGACAGGTCCTCGAAAGTAGGTGCGCGACCTCGACCCAGGGTATGTCTATGCACGATTCGGCGAAATGCCTCGGTGAGGAAAATGCCTGACCCACAGGCCGGATCGAGCAGCGTGCGGTTGCCTCCGGACAGCCAGTCCGCCGGCATAACTTCATCCAGGACGAGATCGACGACGTGACGGGGAGTGTAGTAGGCGGCGTCGCTCTTCTGCTTCTCGATCAGAAGCTGTTCATATATCGAGCTGATGAGTTCAGGAGGGATGATTGCGAAGTCGTATGGCCACAGGGACTGCTGACCGGAAGTCATGTCGGCTGCGCGGAAAAATTCACTCAACATGCTCAGTGCGGTCTGATCGACCGGCTGGGAGATCGCGCCCTTGCGGAAAACGTCCCCGTTGAAGTGGTCTGACATCGCGTCAAAGAGTGAATCGACTGCAGCCCAACCACTGTCGAGCGCGGCGACGAGCGATTCTGCCTGGTTAAGCTCTAGGAGATCTTCGGTCCGCAGAATGCCGCGATCTTCGAGGTATCGGATGAAGATCGAACGACCCAACAGCGGCTCAATATCCGATTCGGGCACGCCGGCTCGGATAAGGAGTACGCGCAGCTCTTGAAGATTTCGCAGGAGCGCTTGATCAACGCGATTCGTCTTGTCGAGCTGCTTGTACTTTCGCTCTGACAAACGACCTGACTCGATGCTGAATCGCGTGAAGTCTGCAAGAACCTGAAGGAGATCCTGACCCTCATCTGCGCTCGCGAGAAACGCGGCTTCGGGGTCATTGCTTCCCGCACTGTGACAGCTAAGGGCAAAGACCTCCGACGCGGTGGCCGCGATAAGCACCGGGACGCGGCCGTAGTTCCAGAGCCGTCGCTGTGTCGACAGAGCGTCGTTGCGCGAATCCGCGGTCGAGAAGGCGACGATGGGAACAGCTCCTTTGAAGAATGCTGCGTCTACACCGCACTTCTGACTCAGATCGGTCCAGATGAACCCACGAACCCCGACGTCTACTGCAGACTGGTCTATGTAGCCGTCAGATGTGCGGTATCCCAGGGTTGTGATTGCGTCTTGCAGTGTGTTCTGGCTGGTCACTTGGGGCCGATCTCGGGAGTTTGGGGTGTACTCAGGCTAGTGCAAGGTGGCGACAATTCGACGCAGCCGACCAAG
Proteins encoded:
- a CDS encoding LLM class flavin-dependent oxidoreductase, with the translated sequence MRLSVLDLVPVRTDQTTADALTATTHLAQTADRLGYTRYWIAEHHNMPAVAATSPPVLIAHLAAHTAQLRLGSGGVMLPNHAPLAVAEQFALLEAAHPGRIDLGIGRAPGSDPVTSLALRGAAGRDERDIEAFPQYLDDVVALMGARGVRVPLPRDLLRENYVLKATPVAVTEPRMWLLGSSMYSAHLAAAKGLPYVFAHHFSGHGTAEALAVYRDEFQPSELAAEPVTFLTVNAVVAETSEEAEALILPQLQMMGRLRTGQPLGPLDLVEDAEATTMTPQAQAIVAAGLQRAVVGSPTEAADQVRALAEEFGVDEVMVNPVASARRGADPATATARDTTLELLAKELF
- a CDS encoding uracil-DNA glycosylase is translated as MPQLRHPRTGELFASPVPAGSGWPGDPATADTPVAKTAAQVRRRAAAVTEIDELDALVSVCRACPRLVAWREEVAVVKRKSFADQPYWGRPATGFGSQRPRIFIVGLAPAAQGANRTGRVFTGDRSGDFLFAALHRTGLANQAQSLDAADGLRLIDTRMAAAVRCAPPANAPTPDERSTCAPWLDAEWRLVGPHVRVIVALGGFAWRAALEMAGAAVRPAPKFGHGATATITTPFGQVTLLGCFHPSQQNTFTGRLTPAMLDDIFVTAIRLGNEPAGS
- a CDS encoding MFS transporter — protein: MTDTKRGPLLLILFAALMAGAGNGISIVAFPWLVLQRNGSALDASIVAMAGTLPLLVATLIAGAAVDYLGRRRVSMLSDLLSALSVAAVPALSLAFGVEAINVAVLAVLAAFGAFFDPAGMTARETMLPEAAGRAGWTLDHANSVYEAVFNLAYIVGPGIGGLLIATLGGINTMWVTAAAFGFSIAAISMLRLEGAGQPDRTELPEGVWSGIVEGLRFVWHTPVLRTLAIVDLVATGLYMPMESVLFPKYFTDRNEPAQLGWVLMALSIGGLVGALGYAVMSKYLSRRATMLIAVITLGVAMTVIAFLPPLPLILVLCAIVGFVYGPIAPIYNYVMQTKAPSHLRGRVVGVMGSLAYAAGPLGLVVAGPLADAAGLHATFLALSLPMLVLGLVAIALPALRQLDSDTRH
- a CDS encoding FAD-binding oxidoreductase; its protein translation is MTNVLSELIAELPEGVVVTDPDILASYRQDRAADPAAGTPLAVVRPYRTEEVQTVMRWATAHKVAVVPRGAGTGLSGGATALDGGIVLSTEKMRDITVDTVTRTAVVQPGLLNAEVKKAVAEHGLWYPPDPSSYEICSIGGNIATNAGGLCCVKYGVTTDYVLGLQVVLADGTAVRLGGPRLKDVAGLSLTKLFVGSEGTLGVVTEVTLRLLPPQHSPCTVVATFDSVAAAASAVVKITGKIRPSMLEFMDAAAINAVEDKLRMGLDRTAAAMLVAASDDRGAAGADDAEFMAAVFTEYGATEVFSTSDPTEGEAFVAARRFAIPAVEAKGSLLLEDVGVPLPALADLVSGVAKIAAERDLLISVIAHAGDGNTHPLIVFDPADADMARRAELAFGEIMDLAIGLGGTITGEHGVGRLKRPWLAGQIGPDAMALNQRIKQALDPDNILNPGAAI
- a CDS encoding rhomboid family intramembrane serine protease, which produces MSYPYPQQSPAETPACYRHPDRPTYVSCTRCGRYICPDCMRAAAVGHQCVECVDEGAKSVRAPRTQFGGVARQGAPVLTYTLIALNVLMFVLQMAVHNLTDDLTLWPNGVAVYDQYYRLGTSMFLHYGAAHLLFNMWALYVVGPPLEGWLGRLRFGVLYALSGLGGSVLVYLLSAPNTPTAGASGAIFGLFGAVFVVARRLNLDVKWVAVVIGINLVFTFVGPALGTGAISWQGHLGGLVTGAAIAAAFVYPPRKQRTAVQAAASVAALVLFAGLVFWRTGSLLTSLGLT
- a CDS encoding TetR/AcrR family transcriptional regulator; translation: MTSPVRPLRADAARNRELLLAAAEEEFAERGLEASVADIARRAGVAKGTVFRHFATKEDLIASIVCGHVATLACVAHRLADAPDPGAALLEFLTVAAHQRQQHDLTFLQSVSDGDSRVTAVRDELLTRIGELVAKARDAGAIRSDITAMDVFLLMCAPVHAVENLPDPAPELWRRYLAIIFDGLRPQGAHPLPQPPP